Below is a genomic region from Gallus gallus isolate bGalGal1 chromosome 10, bGalGal1.mat.broiler.GRCg7b, whole genome shotgun sequence.
AAGAGAATGACAGGAAGGTTTGGGTCCCAAGTAGACAATAAGTGAGGTTGTTCCAGATTCCATATCAATCGATGGAGCCTAGCAACGAAGGGCTGGAAGCGAAGTGCCCCAAGCAAGGTGTACCCTATTTGCCCCACCCGccccctccctgtgcagcccacagcagtgcCCTGTCGCGGTGCCCATGGCGAATCCTAGCAGGTAGAATGCAACAGCTGGGagcccccatccctccccaggATCCATTTCTCCACCCAGCACTCCCCggcccatcccagcactgcccccccAGCAGCCACGTGTGACACAACCCCCACGTCTGCCCCCGCCTGCACTGCCCGGCCCGCCCCGCACCTCCGCCTTCAGCCGCTCGATCTCGATCTCCCCATCCTCAATCTGTTGTCGGAGTTGCTTGGCAacagttttctctgtttccaCGATCTGAAGTAAATGGAGGTACTTCTGCATCAGCGCCTCGTGCTCCGTGGCCAGGGTCCTGTAGCTGTGGGCAGACACGGCTGTCAGAGCGGCACCGGGACCCCCGGGCACGCTGCACCCCCCGACACACAGCTCAGTGGGACCCACAGACAGAATACAGAGAGCTGTATATACCTGAGCACCTGCGTGCACCTCACGTTGCCATCCCCTCCTCGCCATCAGTCCTCCCACCGCTGGATGCTGCACCAACACGGCCCAGCATGGCAATGCCCACTCCAACAGTCCCACCGCCCCAGTATGGCACGGCACAGCAACGCCCGCTCCAACAATCCCATTCCCAACCATTTTTGCTATCCCCAATGGaagccctgcagcctgctggcccATACACACGGCAGGGGATGGGGTGCAGAAGCAGTGACACACGGCACAGGGGCAGCCCTCGGTACCTGGCGTGGGCAATGGCCGCCACCCACTCGTCACAGTCCTTGGCATCCTCGGTGCGCAGCTCCAGCGTCTTCTGGTTCTCATGGTTGAAGTTCACGGTGAAGTAATGCTGTGGGGGGAGCAGGACAGGGTCAGGAGGgtccctgtgctcagcagcacgcTGCTGTGCTCACAACCAAGcgctctgctgcactgctccaggaGCACAGCCACGGAGCTGCAGGGGGGACGCTGCTATGaaacacacagagcagggaaCGCCTGCAATAACAATGTCCTGCTGGGCGCTGCCAGATCCCGAATGCACAGGAACACATCGCAGTCCGGGGCTGCGGGACAGGAGGGAGCCTTCCCCTGCGCAGGGgatgcagcactgcatcccTTCCACGTCCCATCACATCCCCACTGCCAGGACCCTGCACAGGGCCATGCCCCACGTGCAGCAGCGCCAGCCCTGGGCGTTCTCACAGCCGCAGCACGGCAGGCCAGGCGCAGCAGCTATTTTCAGCTTCCCTTGACATTTACAGTATTGGTGTTAATTGTGCGGCGGCGGCAGCCCGCGCGGCCCCAACCTGCGCTGTTGCTGTGCTTCCCTGCTGTCTCCTAGGAGACAGGTAACGCACAGCACTGCCGCCTGCAGCTGGGCCAGGCAGAAACCTGCTGGAAAGAGCTCCTTCTGATgctgtctgctgctctgctgcggAGTTCAATGAGGGCAAGCAGGTACCACGGCTGCCGGGAGAAGCCGCAAGCATGGGGGCGAGGGGCAAGGAGCACTGCAGCCGGCGTGCCCGCAGCATGGTGCCCACATGGGGCTGCATTAATCGGGTAACAGCCAAAAACAGCCTGGCTCAGGCTGATGGCTCCTGCAGGGACCCCCATGTGCTGcatcctcccagcacagccccggaGCTGACAGGTACGGCTGCACAGATTGCACACTGGGATGGACCTCGGTGCCCCGCAGCTGCTGAGGGAGCACTTCCTATGAGCCACGTTacccccctccatctcctccctccCATCCCAAAGGCTCCCAGGGGCAGCAGGACACCCTCACAGACACCTGTCCGGGTTCTGGAGCTGCATGGGTGGCTGTGCCCCACCACACCATGGTGCTGCCGTGCCCTGTGCTGGCCCTGGAGCTGTGCACACCGCGTGCTGTCGCTGCCATCATTCCCATCCAACGCCCAGGAAGCGCAACGTGCTCCGAAGGAGGaagttattttatatttgaataatACAACTCCCACCTCCTGTTATCTCCTCCTGAATTATGAGCCTCCGCTGTTATCTCAGCCACACATCACTCCCGACAGCGCGGGAACGGCTCCAGCAGCGCTCGCTGTGCTCGGGGCACAGAGGTGGCACCAGAGCTGGCAGTGCCAGCTGCCCGAGGGCAGGCAGAGTATCCCCaccctgcagcaggcacagctcctgcagctcgcACTGCTCCTTCTCACTGCCCTTTCTGCTCATTGGAAGCTCTCGTTAGCACACATCTGTGGAGGCACTCACAAATCGCCTTTCATCAAACCTCCCCTCGCTCTGCTGAGAAACGAGACAGGTGCACCTCGGGTCCCTCCTTACAGGCATTTTGCAGCACCCCCCGCAGTCCCTCCGCAGCTCCGGGCACTGAGCATCCATCCCCACTGCTTTATCCCCAGGGTGCGGCTGATGGCggctctgcctgcaggaacAGCGCGGGAGCATTTCAGGTCACGGTGAGCagtgctgaaggcagcagcaggagatgctctgAGTCCTTCCTCCAGGGCCAGAGCTGCCCGGGCTTCACAGGGAGACACAGGGAGATGCTGCGAGCGTTTTTCAGCACTGGCAGAGAGCGTATGCTGCTTTTGCCCCGGCCTCCAAAGCCTTCAGCTCAACCACACTGAAGTCATTTAGTCTGAGGCAGACACCAGTGTGAAAAACCCCAGCTCCAGAAGTCCAACAAATTCCAGCACCTGGACGCTGAGTGCGGCCACTGGGCGCTGCGCTGGGCAGTGGGCAGGACCAcgtccccacagcacagccactgccaCAGGAACCTGCATGCTGCTCCCAGCGCCCATCACGCCACAGCCcggagcagctcagccctggtGCAGACTGCACCGCTGCATCCCCATTCCtgctcagccacagcagcacggctggcacagtgcagggctggcacaggccaggaggagcagtgggcaGGGAGCTGGCCTGGCACCCGCTGCAGCCCTGGTCCCCACACCCCACTCCAGCACCTCGGCTCCCTGTTGCTCCAGCAgaacagcccagcagcagcccggcTATTTTTACTGAGACAAGAGCACAACAGCAAAACGCTGCTCGGGAGCTATTTCTGCTTCCAGAACCTCAACAAACGACTTTGAATTAATGAAGGAGACTACCCAAGTGATTAATGTGCAGGGATGGCTCCGCAGAAACGTCCTCCCTCGTGTCTGATGTCCCCATGCTGGCGCAGCTGCACTGCCCTCTGCCAAGCACACTGAatggaggcagagcagcacccGCTGCTCAGTGGGGGCTGCGCTGGGCATCCCTGCACACCCCAGGACTCGGGTTCTGCTGTTCCATAGTGCTGAGATGTGCAGGTCCTCCAAGGAGGCAGCTGGGAGCCATGCACAGGGTTCTCCCATGCCTGCTTCACACCCACCCCAGCTCCCCATGGGGCACAGCAGGACCCACTGGCACTCAAGGGCCACACCTGCGTCCTATTCCCACCCATGTCCTGCTCCCATGCCCACAGTGGGGACACCTGGGCTTCTCCATCCTGTACATCCCCAGCCAAAGCCACCAGATGGTTGCAATGAATGTGTGTGCCATCACCATGGGAGCTCCACGCAGAGTGCAGTGGTGCCCACTCGCggtgctgcagggggacagGCAGGGTGCTGCTGCCATGGGACCAAACATCTCCAGCACTCACAATAAGGAAGGGAACAGCAGAGCCAGGCCTAGCAGAAGCAGAAGCACGGGTCCTTGGAGCCCCTCTGACATCCCAGACTTCATTACCTGCTGGGACAGACACAGCTCCACGCTTTGTGCCCACGCTCAGTGCCATCAGCCAGGTCCCAGCGGGCACAGGGCGCTTCCACCTGGAGCACAGCCAGGCTCTGGGATGAGAACATcgcagcaggagcagcctgcagcccccaccccacacaggACAGCTCCGCTGGGTtccccacagcaccaccccacCCATGCCTGGGGATGCTGCATGGGGACATGCAGGAATACAGCTCACAGACCAAAGGTCCGCCCAAATATTCCAACTCGATGTCAGCAGGGCTCCATCCCAACGCCCCCGGTGTGATGCTGCGTTACCATCACACAACTCACTGCAGAAACCTGGGcaaagcacagggctgggagcagcaccgTAACCACGGGCATCCCCAGCTCGGCCGTGTGCCAAAGGGAGCTGCCAGCCAAGGCGCAGGCAAACACCTGTGAGGTGCAGAAAGCACTGCGGTGCCATCCCGTCAGCTCCTCTGTGTGACTGCTGGGGCAAAATGCAGGCTGTGACTTCAGCTCCTTTGTTCACACAACATCTGTAGAAGAGCGTGTTGACCCCAGACGTCCTTCCTTGGATTTCCATGACAAATGTGGGGGAAGGTTTTTTTTGCCCCCTGACAAAGCCGGATCACACTGCACCACCCCATCCTTCAGCTGAGACCATGGGAACGGAGAGCCCACAGCCAGCGGGCAGCACACACCCTGAGCCCCCCCGCTGGGGACACGGTGCCCAAATCCTCTGTGCTGGACCTCCGTTTTCCAAACAACTTCACTCCTTCCCTCTCACATGTGCTGCATGCTGAGCACACCGTGCTTCagcaacataaataaataaataaataaaactgcagcaaagcaaaatagGTGAACATGAAAACAGCGTTTGGGAAGGCACAGCCTTCGACATTTCTCCTTGGTGGAGAATTTGAAACCTTTCgggttttgctttggtttggaaGGAATCCAAACCCGAAGGTGCTGTCTGAAGGGAGCCCCGTGCTCACGGCTGAAGCCCGGAT
It encodes:
- the LOC121111640 gene encoding uncharacterized protein LOC121111640; the protein is MCRDGSAETSSLVSDVPMLAQLHCPLPSTLNGGRAAPAAQWGLRWASLHTPGLGFCCSIVLRCAGPPRRQLGAMHRVLPCLLHTHPSSPWGTAGPTGTQGPHLRPIPTHVLLPCPQWGHLGFSILYIPSQSHQMVAMNVCAITMGAPRRVQWCPLAVLQGDRQGAAAMGPNISSTHNKEGNSRARPSRSRSTGPWSPSDIPDFITCWDRHSSTLCAHAQCHQPGPSGHRALPPGAQPGSGMRTSQQEQPAAPTPHRTAPLGSPQHHPTHAWGCCMGTCRNTAHRPKVRPNIPTRCQQGSIPTPPV